A genome region from Arthrobacter sp. SLBN-100 includes the following:
- a CDS encoding VOC family protein, protein MGGVVHFEIPADDQERARKFYQEALGWRIDPVPGMDYNMVITTPMDESTGQPTQTGAINGGMMARDGQITNPVITVDVPDIDATLRTVEQLGGSVVMPKSEIPGMGYFAYFKDPENNVMGLWENLPADQQAQAAG, encoded by the coding sequence ATGGGTGGAGTAGTACATTTTGAAATCCCCGCCGACGATCAGGAGCGGGCCAGGAAGTTCTACCAGGAGGCCCTCGGCTGGCGGATCGATCCCGTCCCGGGCATGGATTACAACATGGTGATCACCACCCCCATGGATGAGTCCACGGGCCAGCCAACGCAAACGGGCGCCATCAACGGCGGCATGATGGCCAGGGACGGCCAGATCACCAATCCCGTGATCACAGTCGACGTGCCGGACATCGACGCAACGCTTCGGACGGTGGAGCAGCTCGGCGGATCCGTGGTCATGCCCAAGAGCGAGATTCCCGGGATGGGCTACTTCGCCTACTTTAAGGACCCCGAGAACAACGTTATGGGCCTCTGGGAGAACCTTCCCGCTGACCAGCAGGCACAGGCCGCGGGGTAG
- a CDS encoding sensor histidine kinase gives MGNVLRKWGLIATLAPIGAAALLYVVIVRGFIDSAADHGLGWPLLGVLPTFVFGIWLLTVSSSRSAFFIAAASTAMAVGSAYETFVQRNAEVIQQQWFPLFNVIGLTADAVSAAGFLALFATYPTGTPERRWQRNAVVFLWVPVLVGPLTLLTTPHVVMQAYIGINGEAIPNPFAVPALEWAAPAVHYLIYQPWPSVLLGLGVLYSRALFGDAEVRGRTRVMTWVVTASLASFMMWTLAPPSWGNAAAVAVFITLMAIPLAAIHGIFRYGAFDIAPDDRGLLAARSSSLLITVLYAIGAATPAVLLADRLTVMGAILLTAILAICLLPLRGWLQDWIHRTVFGDRDRQLALLSKLGRQLDQAVDPGELLIRLTEAVRYGLDASWVRIGLAGPDGGLGGPPMGVAGEPGGEPVDSCVLMRGGETLGRIDVGPRRRGDYSDAERALLRTVAGQAAASVANVRLSAQLAQQLDDLTASRERLLAAQDGERKRLERDLHDGIQQNVVAQIAGLRLARNRLMRGELTVGELVSLQDQTRETLTDLRELAHGIHPPVLSDNGLVAAIESSVARFPIPLAVEADAGLRAERFPEEVETTAYYVVREALANTAKHAHATGASVGLVRQDGHLKITITDDGCGFDVPVPATHGGLANIRDRVAALRGTVDVTGSQPSGTTVLVDLPVEREGHRGG, from the coding sequence ATGGGAAATGTGCTCCGCAAATGGGGATTAATCGCCACGTTGGCTCCGATCGGGGCGGCGGCGCTGCTCTACGTCGTGATCGTCCGCGGATTCATCGATTCGGCTGCGGACCACGGCCTTGGCTGGCCTTTGCTCGGCGTGTTGCCGACCTTTGTTTTTGGGATCTGGCTGCTCACGGTCTCTTCGTCCCGGTCAGCGTTCTTCATTGCGGCGGCATCCACTGCCATGGCTGTCGGCTCGGCTTATGAGACCTTTGTGCAGCGGAACGCCGAGGTGATCCAGCAGCAATGGTTTCCGCTCTTCAACGTGATCGGACTGACAGCCGATGCGGTGTCCGCCGCCGGCTTCCTCGCCCTCTTCGCCACCTACCCAACCGGTACCCCGGAGCGCCGGTGGCAACGGAACGCTGTCGTCTTCCTCTGGGTTCCGGTGCTGGTGGGGCCACTGACTCTCTTGACCACCCCGCACGTCGTCATGCAGGCATACATCGGCATCAACGGGGAGGCAATTCCGAATCCCTTCGCCGTGCCCGCCCTTGAGTGGGCCGCCCCGGCCGTCCACTATCTCATCTACCAGCCTTGGCCCAGTGTGCTGCTGGGGCTCGGCGTGTTGTACTCGCGGGCGCTTTTCGGGGACGCAGAGGTTCGTGGACGCACGCGGGTGATGACCTGGGTGGTCACGGCTTCACTCGCCAGCTTCATGATGTGGACGCTTGCCCCACCGTCCTGGGGCAACGCCGCCGCGGTCGCTGTCTTCATTACCCTCATGGCAATTCCGCTTGCTGCCATCCACGGCATCTTCCGCTATGGAGCCTTTGATATCGCACCGGATGACCGCGGGCTCCTGGCCGCGCGCTCGTCCAGCCTACTGATCACGGTCCTGTACGCGATCGGTGCTGCGACGCCGGCTGTGTTGCTCGCCGACAGACTTACAGTCATGGGTGCGATCCTGCTTACCGCGATCCTCGCCATCTGCCTGCTGCCGCTGCGCGGGTGGCTGCAGGACTGGATCCATCGCACGGTGTTCGGCGACCGGGACCGCCAGCTGGCACTCCTGAGCAAGCTTGGCCGCCAGCTGGACCAGGCGGTGGACCCCGGAGAACTTCTCATCCGGCTGACGGAGGCCGTGCGATACGGACTGGACGCCTCCTGGGTGCGAATCGGGCTCGCCGGACCCGACGGCGGGCTGGGCGGACCGCCGATGGGCGTCGCCGGGGAACCGGGCGGGGAGCCCGTGGATTCGTGCGTCCTCATGCGGGGCGGTGAGACGCTGGGCCGAATTGATGTCGGACCGCGAAGGCGCGGGGACTACAGCGACGCAGAACGGGCCCTGCTCCGCACGGTCGCCGGACAAGCTGCGGCATCGGTCGCCAACGTCAGGCTCAGCGCCCAACTCGCCCAGCAGCTCGATGACCTGACTGCATCGAGGGAGCGCCTCCTGGCCGCACAGGACGGTGAGCGGAAGCGCCTGGAGCGGGACCTGCACGATGGGATCCAGCAGAACGTAGTGGCGCAGATCGCCGGGCTCCGCCTCGCCCGGAACCGCCTGATGCGTGGCGAGCTGACAGTGGGGGAGCTGGTGTCCCTGCAGGACCAAACGCGGGAAACACTTACCGACCTGCGTGAACTCGCCCACGGCATCCACCCGCCGGTACTGAGCGACAACGGCCTGGTGGCAGCCATTGAGTCGAGTGTGGCGCGGTTCCCCATCCCGTTGGCGGTGGAAGCCGACGCCGGCCTGCGGGCGGAGCGTTTCCCCGAGGAAGTGGAGACGACGGCGTACTACGTGGTGCGTGAGGCGCTGGCCAACACCGCGAAGCACGCGCACGCGACGGGGGCCTCGGTGGGGCTCGTCCGGCAGGACGGGCATCTGAAGATCACGATTACCGATGATGGATGCGGCTTTGACGTGCCGGTCCCGGCAACGCACGGGGGCCTGGCGAACATCCGCGACCGGGTGGCTGCGCTGAGGGGAACCGTGGACGTCACGGGCAGCCAGCCGTCCGGTACCACGGTGCTGGTTGACCTTCCCGTGGAGCGGGAGGGGCACCGCGGTGGATGA
- a CDS encoding multicopper oxidase family protein, producing MPSRPDLFVRFAGAIAVTCALGLGVLAWGSTLLGEYSVMDMHSTNAAHVHGSGAAGPADAVSVTDLAADLLRPPDVRIELVARQETVDIPGGRPFAGYTVNGTSPGPTVRARQDDLVEAVFVNESVAAGATLHWHGIDVPNAADGVAGVTQDAVPPGGRHLYRFVAHDAGTYWYHSHQVSHEQVEGGLFGAVVIEPAEAAGNDAAIDAVALLHVYGGQHTLNGRVQDEHVGARPGSTVRVRVINTDQGTAAVWSAAPFRVVATDGHEVNAPSPVEGRSLLIPAGGRADVTLQAPANGSARLQVGGARSVTIGDRAARAPGARQPGETVDLLAYGAPAPPAFDAGRPDRSFDYVIGRRFGLIDGRPGNFWTINGQLFPDVPMFHVREGDVVLMQIKNDTSEVHPMHLHGHHAVVLSRGGIPASGSPWWVDSLDLHPGESYEVAFLADNPGIWSDHCHTLAHAVDGLVAHLMYEGVTTPFTINGAQGNQPE from the coding sequence ATGCCATCACGACCTGATCTCTTTGTACGCTTTGCCGGAGCCATCGCTGTGACGTGCGCCCTTGGTCTCGGCGTGCTCGCCTGGGGTTCGACCCTGCTCGGCGAGTACTCCGTGATGGACATGCACAGCACGAACGCCGCCCATGTCCACGGCTCCGGCGCGGCCGGCCCGGCCGATGCCGTCAGCGTGACCGACCTGGCCGCGGACCTGCTCCGGCCTCCCGATGTTCGAATCGAACTCGTCGCGCGCCAGGAGACAGTCGATATTCCCGGGGGACGCCCGTTTGCGGGGTACACAGTGAACGGGACGTCCCCCGGGCCGACAGTCCGTGCCCGGCAGGACGACCTTGTGGAGGCTGTGTTCGTCAATGAGTCCGTGGCGGCCGGGGCCACGCTGCACTGGCACGGGATCGACGTACCCAATGCGGCGGACGGTGTCGCGGGGGTCACCCAGGACGCGGTCCCGCCCGGAGGCCGCCACCTCTACCGCTTCGTTGCACATGACGCCGGCACGTATTGGTATCACTCACACCAGGTGTCGCATGAGCAGGTTGAAGGCGGCCTGTTCGGCGCCGTGGTCATCGAGCCGGCCGAGGCAGCAGGTAACGACGCCGCCATCGACGCCGTCGCGCTGCTGCACGTTTACGGTGGCCAGCACACCCTCAACGGACGGGTGCAGGATGAACATGTGGGTGCCCGGCCGGGCTCCACGGTGCGGGTCCGCGTCATCAACACGGACCAGGGCACCGCGGCAGTCTGGTCAGCCGCTCCCTTCCGTGTGGTGGCAACTGACGGGCACGAAGTGAACGCTCCGTCCCCCGTCGAAGGCCGGAGCCTGCTCATCCCCGCGGGCGGCCGGGCCGACGTGACCCTGCAGGCCCCCGCAAATGGTTCCGCACGCCTCCAGGTGGGTGGTGCCCGCAGCGTCACCATCGGGGATCGGGCTGCAAGGGCTCCCGGCGCGCGGCAGCCCGGCGAGACGGTTGACCTGCTGGCGTACGGAGCCCCCGCACCGCCCGCCTTCGACGCAGGGCGGCCGGACCGCAGCTTCGACTACGTGATCGGGCGCCGCTTTGGCCTCATCGATGGCCGCCCCGGCAACTTCTGGACAATCAACGGCCAGCTCTTTCCCGACGTCCCAATGTTCCACGTGCGTGAGGGGGACGTGGTCCTGATGCAGATCAAGAACGACACATCCGAGGTGCATCCGATGCACCTGCACGGCCACCACGCCGTTGTCCTCTCGCGCGGCGGCATTCCGGCGTCGGGAAGTCCCTGGTGGGTCGACTCCCTGGACCTCCATCCCGGCGAGTCCTACGAGGTGGCCTTCCTCGCCGACAATCCGGGGATCTGGAGCGACCACTGCCACACCCTGGCACACGCCGTCGACGGCCTCGTAGCGCACCTCATGTATGAAGGGGTCACCACACCGTTCACCATCAACGGCGCGCAGGGCAATCAGCCCGAGTAG
- a CDS encoding DNA-3-methyladenine glycosylase family protein — protein sequence MTIAEAPSRLAAAADASLRWYPGGPYDLSRTLGPLLRGNSDPSFSVQGNIIWNAFTTTDGPATLRLSPAGSAALEFRVDAQAWGPGAAAAIGSVPRLLGADDDWQEFDQPAFHATLPQMVREARRRSLALRLPSSGRMIDQLVPIILEQKVTVIEARRAYRYLVHRYGSPAPQAGILAPAGLMLPPTSARWLQVPSWEWHKAGVGPQRSATVMRALRSAVALERLAALPALEAAAKMQAIPGIGVWTAAEVVQRTHGCPDSISVGDFHLAAYVGAALTGRRTDDAGMLRLLEPWKGHRQRVVRMIQSSGFRKPTFGPRMTIQDHRRY from the coding sequence ATGACGATCGCAGAGGCACCCAGCCGGCTGGCAGCCGCCGCGGACGCCTCTCTCCGCTGGTATCCGGGCGGCCCTTATGACCTTTCCAGGACCCTGGGCCCGCTCCTGCGCGGCAACAGCGACCCGTCCTTCAGCGTTCAAGGCAACATCATCTGGAACGCCTTCACGACGACCGACGGACCAGCCACCTTACGCCTCAGCCCCGCCGGCAGTGCGGCCCTGGAGTTCCGGGTGGACGCCCAGGCGTGGGGCCCCGGAGCCGCCGCAGCCATCGGCTCGGTGCCCCGGCTCCTGGGCGCGGATGACGACTGGCAGGAGTTTGACCAACCGGCGTTCCACGCGACGCTCCCGCAGATGGTCCGGGAGGCCCGGCGGCGAAGCCTGGCCCTCCGGCTCCCCTCCAGCGGGCGGATGATCGACCAGCTCGTGCCGATCATCCTGGAGCAGAAAGTGACAGTGATCGAGGCCCGCCGGGCCTACCGCTACCTGGTGCACCGCTACGGCTCCCCCGCACCGCAGGCGGGAATATTGGCTCCCGCGGGCCTGATGCTCCCGCCCACTTCGGCGCGCTGGTTGCAGGTCCCCAGCTGGGAGTGGCACAAGGCCGGCGTGGGGCCGCAACGCTCGGCGACCGTCATGCGGGCGCTGCGCTCCGCCGTCGCGCTTGAACGGCTGGCAGCACTGCCTGCGCTGGAGGCGGCCGCGAAAATGCAGGCCATCCCGGGCATTGGCGTCTGGACTGCGGCGGAAGTGGTGCAGCGCACCCATGGCTGCCCGGACTCGATCTCGGTGGGCGACTTCCACCTGGCCGCCTACGTGGGCGCCGCGCTGACAGGACGCAGGACGGACGACGCCGGTATGCTCCGGCTTCTGGAGCCGTGGAAGGGGCACCGGCAGCGGGTGGTCCGGATGATCCAGAGCAGCGGCTTCCGCAAGCCGACGTTCGGCCCACGGATGACCATCCAGGACCACCGCCGGTACTGA
- a CDS encoding cystathionine gamma-synthase: protein MSVPQNQGFNTRAVHAGQDFEPRTGAVVPPVHFATTYAQDGIGGLREGYEYSRGGNPTRDALQEQLAALEGGTHAYSFSSGLAAEDSLIRALTRPGDHIVLGNDAYGGTYRLISRVLGGWGIGNTPVDMANLDAVARAVAANKTRFVWVETPSNPLMKITDIAALADIAHDAGALLVVDNTFASPYLQTPLALGADVVVHSTTKYIGGHSDVVGGAVVVQDAELAEKIGFVQYAVGAVSGPMDAFLTTRGLKTLGVRMDRHSLNGQAVAEWLLERPEVEAVLYPGLPSHPGHELAKKQMRSFGGMVSVQFKGGEAAARKVAESTSVFMLAESLGGIESLMNYPSEMTHASVKGTELAVPVNLLRLSCGIEDVEDLVADLDKAFSSIP, encoded by the coding sequence ATGTCCGTCCCGCAAAACCAAGGTTTCAACACCCGTGCCGTGCACGCCGGCCAAGACTTTGAGCCGCGCACCGGTGCTGTCGTCCCGCCTGTGCACTTCGCCACTACCTACGCCCAGGACGGCATTGGCGGGCTGCGGGAAGGGTATGAGTACAGCCGCGGCGGCAACCCCACCCGGGACGCCCTGCAGGAACAGCTCGCCGCGCTGGAAGGCGGCACGCACGCCTACAGCTTCAGCTCCGGGCTCGCAGCCGAGGATTCACTGATCCGCGCCCTGACCCGCCCCGGGGACCACATCGTGCTGGGCAACGATGCCTATGGCGGGACTTACCGGCTCATCAGCCGGGTATTGGGCGGCTGGGGGATCGGCAACACCCCGGTGGACATGGCCAACCTCGACGCCGTCGCCCGGGCCGTCGCCGCCAACAAGACCCGCTTCGTCTGGGTGGAGACCCCGTCCAACCCGCTGATGAAGATCACGGACATCGCCGCGCTCGCAGATATAGCGCACGACGCCGGTGCCCTCCTCGTGGTGGACAACACCTTCGCGTCGCCGTACCTTCAGACCCCGCTCGCCCTGGGTGCCGACGTGGTGGTCCACTCCACCACCAAATACATCGGCGGGCACTCGGACGTGGTGGGAGGCGCCGTGGTGGTCCAGGACGCCGAACTGGCCGAGAAGATCGGCTTCGTCCAATACGCCGTAGGTGCGGTTTCGGGGCCTATGGATGCCTTCCTTACCACCCGCGGCCTGAAGACCCTGGGCGTCCGGATGGACCGGCACAGCCTCAACGGCCAGGCCGTGGCGGAATGGCTGCTGGAGCGCCCCGAGGTGGAGGCTGTCCTTTACCCGGGGCTGCCGTCCCACCCCGGGCACGAGCTCGCAAAGAAGCAGATGAGGAGCTTTGGCGGCATGGTTTCGGTGCAGTTCAAGGGCGGCGAGGCAGCTGCCCGGAAGGTGGCCGAGTCGACGTCCGTGTTCATGCTGGCGGAGTCGCTGGGCGGCATCGAATCGCTGATGAACTACCCTTCGGAAATGACGCACGCCTCGGTCAAGGGCACCGAACTTGCGGTTCCGGTGAACCTGCTCCGGCTTTCCTGCGGCATCGAGGA
- a CDS encoding cystathionine beta-synthase, with protein sequence MKYAQSVLDLIGNTPLIKLNHVTEGIKATVLVKLEYVNPGGSIKDRIAVKMIEDAERDGKLQPGGTIIEPTSGNTGVGLALVAQQKGYKCIFVVPDKVGEDKRAVLQAYGAEVVVTPTAVPPDSPQSYYGVSDRLVRETPGAYKPDQFSNPAAPGSHYQTTGPEIWRDTDGTVTHCVIGAGTGGTITGTGRYLKEVSADRPESDGGVVRIIGADPEGSVYSGGTGRPYFVEGVGEDMWPGNYDKSVPDQVIAVTDADSFAMTRRLAREEGLLVGGSSGMAVVAALQAARDLPDSAVVVVILPDSGRGYLAKIFNDQWMRSYGFLSGGEETSVGEVIKSKNGELPDLVHIHPNESVRDVINIMNEFGVSHIPVLSQEPPVVMGEVLGAVDERTLTAKLFRGEAKLTDKIAEHMGPKLPVIGSLETISAARELLSDVDTVMVTFVGAPVGILTRHDLLAYLSN encoded by the coding sequence ATGAAGTACGCCCAGTCCGTCCTGGACCTCATCGGCAATACCCCGCTCATCAAACTCAACCATGTGACGGAGGGCATCAAAGCCACAGTCCTGGTCAAACTGGAGTACGTGAACCCGGGCGGATCCATCAAGGACCGCATTGCGGTCAAGATGATCGAGGATGCCGAGCGGGACGGCAAGCTGCAGCCCGGCGGCACCATCATCGAGCCCACCTCCGGCAATACCGGTGTGGGCCTGGCGCTCGTGGCCCAGCAAAAGGGCTACAAGTGCATCTTCGTGGTGCCGGACAAGGTGGGTGAGGACAAGCGGGCCGTACTGCAGGCCTACGGTGCGGAAGTGGTGGTGACGCCTACCGCGGTACCCCCGGACAGCCCGCAGAGTTACTACGGCGTCTCGGACCGGCTGGTGCGCGAGACGCCCGGCGCGTACAAGCCGGACCAGTTCTCCAACCCCGCAGCACCGGGCAGCCACTACCAGACCACCGGCCCGGAGATCTGGCGCGATACCGACGGCACGGTCACCCACTGCGTGATCGGTGCCGGCACGGGCGGCACCATCACCGGCACCGGCCGGTACCTGAAAGAGGTTTCGGCTGACAGGCCGGAGTCCGACGGCGGGGTGGTCCGGATCATCGGCGCCGACCCGGAAGGTTCGGTCTACTCCGGCGGTACGGGGCGCCCGTACTTTGTGGAGGGTGTGGGGGAGGACATGTGGCCGGGGAACTACGACAAGTCGGTCCCTGACCAGGTCATCGCCGTCACTGACGCGGATTCCTTCGCCATGACGCGCCGCCTCGCCCGCGAGGAGGGACTCCTGGTGGGCGGCTCCTCGGGCATGGCGGTGGTGGCGGCGCTGCAGGCGGCGCGGGACCTCCCGGACAGTGCCGTCGTCGTCGTGATCCTTCCCGACTCCGGCCGCGGCTACCTCGCCAAAATCTTCAATGACCAGTGGATGCGCTCCTACGGCTTCCTCTCCGGCGGCGAGGAGACCTCGGTGGGTGAGGTGATCAAGTCCAAGAACGGCGAGCTGCCGGACCTGGTGCACATCCATCCCAACGAATCCGTCCGCGATGTCATCAACATCATGAACGAGTTCGGCGTCAGCCACATCCCGGTCCTGTCCCAGGAGCCCCCGGTGGTCATGGGGGAGGTGCTGGGCGCGGTGGATGAGCGCACCCTCACGGCCAAACTGTTCCGCGGTGAGGCCAAACTGACGGACAAGATCGCGGAGCACATGGGTCCCAAGCTGCCCGTCATTGGATCGCTGGAAACCATCTCGGCGGCCAGGGAACTGCTTTCAGACGTGGACACCGTGATGGTCACGTTCGTCGGCGCGCCGGTGGGCATCCTCACCCGGCACGACCTCCTGGCCTACCTCAGCAACTGA
- a CDS encoding response regulator transcription factor — protein sequence MDEPGVLRVVIAEDNYLVREGIRRLLEDSGEIDVVSCTGNATELLDAVRRFSPDAVLTDIRMPPGHHMEGIEAARTIRAAHPDTGVVVLSQHADESYALALFADGSAGLGYLLKDRVGDLEDLVHALREVRAGGSVIDPQIVDTLVRRRSAGAPNPLADLSPRELDVLREMAQGRTNAGIEQSLYLSSSTVEKHVNAIFTKLHLPATGVHRRVAAVLAFLQNDSREATHGERGQ from the coding sequence GTGGATGAGCCTGGTGTGCTGCGCGTGGTGATCGCCGAGGACAATTATCTGGTCCGTGAGGGGATCCGCCGTCTGCTGGAGGACTCGGGCGAGATCGACGTCGTTTCCTGCACAGGCAACGCAACCGAACTGCTCGATGCTGTCCGCCGTTTCTCCCCGGACGCCGTCCTCACCGATATCCGGATGCCGCCCGGCCACCATATGGAGGGTATCGAGGCGGCCCGCACCATTCGTGCTGCGCACCCGGACACCGGGGTGGTGGTGCTTTCACAGCATGCGGACGAGAGTTACGCGCTCGCGCTCTTCGCCGACGGGTCGGCCGGCCTGGGCTACCTGCTGAAGGACCGTGTCGGAGATCTTGAGGACCTGGTTCATGCCCTCCGCGAGGTGCGCGCCGGCGGGTCAGTCATCGACCCGCAAATTGTTGACACCCTGGTCCGCCGCCGTAGCGCGGGAGCACCGAACCCGCTCGCCGACTTGTCCCCCCGGGAGCTGGACGTGCTGCGCGAGATGGCACAGGGGAGGACCAATGCCGGGATAGAACAATCCCTGTACCTCTCCTCATCCACGGTGGAGAAGCACGTCAACGCCATCTTCACCAAGCTGCACCTCCCCGCGACTGGCGTGCACCGCAGGGTGGCTGCCGTGCTCGCCTTCCTGCAAAACGACAGCCGCGAAGCGACTCACGGAGAACGCGGGCAGTAG